In a genomic window of Telopea speciosissima isolate NSW1024214 ecotype Mountain lineage chromosome 5, Tspe_v1, whole genome shotgun sequence:
- the LOC122662913 gene encoding uncharacterized protein LOC122662913 codes for MESEYIACSAAVQEAVWLRRFLQRLSVSAHLDDAVLIHCDSTVALAFAKDPNAADEFIMSSVHAMEPSNSVLVLCTTGRNTKANFGTVEYSENDTYTLRIDRSFTYDRFNLIDYLFESKIVNMFIYKEDVFMHGLSQMASTSSEEVSHRDGIVQRSSIMLIIVQRSSIMVRSDQVNRMPSFWSNMLEGDGQIFDRAVDFKKSVANYAIAHKFGYRMKRSDPNMVKAVCGLHSCGWYVCASIIRNTGYFQVYKSNLQHSHPAGYSTQQKTKVPKTLIADVILDKLRDNPKYHPVEVVRDISREYGASYHTNKHGDVESWPQVCCRRLLVLDGTFMTSKYKCTLLVASAYDADAGMLPVAFGVVPFESIDNWEWYLTQLIHALQYEVGDEFVFISDQHIGIVQGLQHIFPSCSHAHCLRYLKENIKKYLKGRYSQSYKAAIEAQLDKITYSRKMRDYEKNMEVMHRMNRSAHQWVIQAQPEIWVIALFKGN; via the exons ATGGAGTCAGAGTACATCGCATGTTCGGCAGCTGTACaggaggccgtttggctcaggaggttcttgcagagacttagcGTTTCTGCTCACTTAGACGACgctgtgcttatacactgtgacagCACGGTGGcgcttgcatttgcgaaggaccccaa tGCTGCAGACGAATTTATAATGTCTTCAGTACATGCAATGGAACCTAGTAATAGTGTTCTTGTATTATGTACGACTGGAAGAAATACAAAAGCCAATTTTGGCACTGTGGAATATTCTGAGAATGATACATATACTTTGAGAATTGATAGGAGTTTCACGTATGATCGCTTT AACCTCATCGATTATCTGTTTGAGTCTAAAATTGTGAACATGTTCATTTACAAAGAAGATGTATTTATGCATGGGTTATCACAAATGGCAAG TACATCATCAGAAGAAGTGAGTCATAGGGATGGAATTGTGCAAAGATCATCGATTATG CTGATAATTGTACAAAGATCATCAATTATGGTGAGATCTGACCAAGTCAATAGGATGccttcattttggtccaataTGCTTGAAGGTGATGGTCAGATATTTGATAGGGCAGTTGATTTCAAGAAATCAGTTGCTAATTATGCTATTGCTCATAAATTTGGATATCGTATGAAACGGAGTGACCCAAACATGGTTAAGGCAGTGTGTGGCTTACATAGTTGTGGTTGGTATGTTTGTGCAAGTATTATTCGTAATACAGGCTATTTTCAAGTTTACAAATCCAACTTGCAACATTCTCATCCAGCTGGTTATAGCACCCAACAAAAGACAAAGGTTCCAAAGACACTAATTGCTGATGTAATACTCGATAAATTACGCGATAATCCGAAATATCATCCTGTGGAGGTTGTTCGAGATATAAGCAGGGAGTATGGTGCTAGTTATCATACCAACAAGCATGGAGATGTAGAGAGTTGGCCACAAGTTT GTTGTAGACGTTTGCTTGTGCTTGATGGGACATTCATGACTTCAAAATATAAATGTACATTGCTTGTTGCTTCTGCATATGATGCAGATGCTGGAATGCTACCAGTTGCATTTGGTGTTGTCCCGTTTGAATCAATTGATAATTGGGAATGGTATTTGACTCAATTGATACATGCATTGCAATATGAGGTGGGAGATGAGTTCGTCTTCATATCTGATCAGCACATTGGTATTGTACAAGGCCTACAACATATCTTTCCTAGTTGTTCCCATGCTCATTGCCTACGCTACTTGAAAGAGAACATTAAAAAGTACCTAAAGGGTCGCTACAGTCAGTCGTATAAGGCAGCTATTGAAGCACAATTGGACAAGATTACATATTCACGCAAGATGCGtgattatgagaaaaatatggagGTCATGCATAGGATGAATCGTTCTGCTCATCAGTGGGTGATCCAAGCACAACCAGAAATTTGGGTGATTGCTTTATTCAAAGGAAACTGA